CAGCATTGGGAGCTTCGTTTTTGCGCTGCTCGAGTATCAATATGGATATGTTGGGGTTCTCTTGTTTCAATTGCAAGGAAAGTGTCAAGCCAGCTAGGCCACCTCCCATGAGGATTACATCATATTGATCGTTAGTCATTGCGTTTTGTTTGTTCAAGTTTTGATTGTTCCTTGTTTGGACGGCTTAAATTTAATTTAACTATTAAGATCACCCACATTTAATTTTAGAATCTCAATTAAATATATTGCAAATATTTACCGAAGCTTACCTATTATTAAGGTGCGGGATGAGGCGCACAAGGAGGAGCAAACAACAAACTGATGAAATTTTTGATCATGTATTGGGCGATGTTTTTCGCCATGAATTTCGGCCCTGGATTTGATGCCAAACAGGTATACCAAGCATTGGAAGGAGATTCGATGGAGAAGATTCAGGCAGCTTTGAAGGTGCTAGGTCAGGAGCCCGATACGCCTAAAAATCGAGCCTACATCGGTGCACTGACAGCCAAGGAAGCAGGATTGCTCAAAGGTGTAGGGGACAAGGTGCGGGCGTTCAAGACAGGAGCTGAGATGCTCGAGACGGAGATAAAAAATGATCCAACACAGGTAGAGTTTAGGTTTTTGCGACTAGCGATACAAGAGGAGAGTCCAGCGATATTGGGCTACAAAGACAACATAGAAGAGGACAAGGCCATGATAGTCGATTATTATTCTAAGTTGCCTTCGACACTTCGCAAGCAAATCAAACATTATGCTGCCACGTCGGAGTATTTGACTGTGGATGACCTTCGCTGATTAGAACCCAATTGATTTAATGAAAAAAGTACTAGCCATCAACTATTCCCAAACCGGGCAACTGGATGAAATCATGGAGCGATTTTTATCGCCGATGGTTGGCGTGGATGTAGATAGAGTCAAGATTCAGCTCAAAGTGCCATACGGTTTCCCCTGGGACAGTGATCGGTTTTTTGAAGTCATGCCTGAATCAGTCATGGAGGAGGTCGTCGAGTTGCAGGATTTTGACTTGACACACGATGCGTACGACTTGATCGTATTGGGGTATCAGCCATGGTTTTTGTCCCCCTCCATACCGACTACTTCTTTGCTCAAGCATGAGAAATTCAAAGCAGTGATACAAGGGAAACCAGTAGTCACAGTCATCGGCGCGCGCAACATGTGGCTCAATGCACAGGACAGTATCCGGGCTTTGCTCTCCGCAGCAGGTGCGAGACAAGTAGCCAATATACCCTTGATTGATCGATCCAATAACTTGACCAGTGCTGTTTCTATATTGCATTGGATGCTCAATGGCAAAAAGACCCGGCCGATGGGGATATTTCCCAAGCCGGGAGTGAGTGATGAGGATATTTGGCAAGCGGATCGCTATGGCGCTTTCGCTAAAAAAGCGTTAGAAACAGGTGAGTATGACGATCTTCAGCGTGACGTATTGTCGCTCGATGAAATTCGAATTCCTACCAATATTTTGTTCATAGAAATGAGAGCCAAAAAGCTCTTTCGGATATGGGCACGTATCATCAAGAAAAAAGGAACAACTGTAGCAAAGAGAAAGAGGTGGTTGGTAGGGTTCAAGTACTATTTGATTTTTGCACTATTTGTAGTGTCACCTATAGTACTTGTGATTTTTAATTTATTTTTAAGACCCTTTGAGCTCGGTTCCATTAAACGGAAAAAAGAGTATTATTGCGGGGTTAACTGACAAGAAAGATGCCGGAAGTTTATATTACGAGAACGTCAAGTTTTTTGCCCAATGATCTGATCAGCAATGAAGAGATGGAAGATTATTTGGGCTATGTCAATGGCGCAAAATCAAGATCAAAAGCCATTGTATTGCGAAACAATAAGATCAAGGGGAGATACTATGCGATCACCAAGGATGGAGTAGCGACACATACGAATTCGGAGATGGTCTCTTTGGCCATCAAAAGGTTGTTTGAGAGAAATCCAGAAGAAATAAAGGAGGTAGACCTTCTCTCTTGTGGAACCTCTACACCCGATCAGATGATGCCTTCACACGCGGTGATGGTGCATGGGTGGCTACCAGAGATGGATTCGATCGAAGTGGTGTCTCCGTCAGGTGTGTGCTGTTCGGGAATGCATGCACTCAAGTACGCCTACATGGCCATCAAAATAGGGGATAAGAAAAAAGCGATCACGACAGGGTCGGAGCGTTTGTCTCGTGTATTGAGGTCTGAGCAGTTTGAAGATGAAGTGAAGCATCTTGTGGAGCTGGAACAAAACCCCATTGTAGCATTCCAAAAGGATTTTCTACGTTGGATGCTCTCGGATGGTGCAGCTACGTTTCTACTAGAGGATCAACCTAGCGAGGATGGGACGAGCTTGCGCATCGAATGGATCGACGGGATATCCTATGCCAACCAGGAAGAAGCTTGTATGTATATGGCTTCTGAGAAAAAGGAGGACGGCACACTCAAGAGCTACATGGACTATGCACCAGAGGATATCATGCACGAGTCTGTCTTGACGATCAAGCAGGATACTCGTTTGCTGGATAAGAATATTGTGGCTTTGGGATTCAATCATTTGATTAAAATACTGAAAGAAAAGAATCAAGATGTAAATGAGGTAGATTACTTTTTGCCTCACTTGTCGAGCTTCTTCTTCGAAGATAAAATAGCAGATATCTTGGAGTCTAATGGTATGGGGATCCCAAAGGAAAAGTGGTTCACCAACTTGGACAAGAAAGGGAACGTAGGGGCAGGGTCGATTTACCTCATGGTGGACGAACTGATCCAGAGTGGCAAACTTAAGAAAGGACAGAAGATACTCTTGGCAGTGCCTGAGAGTTCTCGATTTTCTTATGTGTTTTGCTATCTGACGGTCTGCTAAATGCATACTAAACTCACCTAAACGATGAAAAAAGAAGATATCCCCCAAGATGAAGGCCCTCTCAAGAATGTGTTGAGAGAAGTGGTCTATGCCAAGGACGAAGAAGGAAAGTACACCTCCGCCCTGAGTCAGGGCTGGGACGTGAAGAAGGATGCACTTGACAATGCTTGGGATGATGTCAACGAAAAAATAGAGGAGGCCAAGCAGGCAGTCCTCAATGGGGAGAAAAGCCCAGTATATTACTACAAAGAAAAAACGCTGATGGATATGCCAACAATCACTGGGTACACTGGTTTTTGGGCTATCACAGTCAAGCGGCATTTCAAACCGAGTGTGTTCAATAAATTAAGTGAGGCCAAATTGGCAAAGTATGCCAAGGCTTTTGATGTCACTATCGAAGAATTAAAATCCCCTGACCTATCGTGATCAACGAATTCAATCATATCCAATCTGCACACTGTGAAAACGGAGTGACGACTAGCCTGTTCAAACACCATGGCATTGATTTCATCAATGAACCTTTGGCATTTGGAATCGGCTCAGGTCTCTTCTATATCCATATCCCTTTCATGCAGGTGAATGGAGGACCAGCACTGTCGTTTCGTACCATGCCGGGAGCGATATTTCAGCGTACAGCCAAAGCACTCAACGTCAAGGTGAAGCGCAAAAAATTTAGATCCGAAGAAGCCGCGGATGATTATTTGAAGAAATTGATCGATGAGGGCAAGCCTGTAGGATGTCAGGTGGGGGTGTTTCATTTGCCGTATTTTCCTAAGGAATACCGCTTTCACTTCAATGCGCACAATCTGATCATCTACGGTTATGAAAACGGTGAGTACTTGGTAAGTGATCCAGTCATGGAAGGGACCAATCGGTTGACTACTGAAGAACTGAATAAAGTGCGTTTTGCGAAAGGTGCTCTTGCCCCAAACGGGCACTTGTACTACCCTGAAGCAATAGGTACGGTGACGGACGAAATGCTGCGCAAAGCTGTCGCTACAGGTATCAAACGAAATGTAAGAGATATGCTTCGGATTCCGGGCAATATTGCCGGGGTATCAGGGATCAAGTATACTGCTGGTAAAGTACGCAAGTGGAGAGACAAACTCGGCGTGCGCAAGGCAGGGCTGTACCTTGGGCAGATCGTGCGTATGCAGGAGGAGATCGGTACAGGAGGAGGTGGTTTTCGATTCATCTACGGAGCCTTCTTGGAGCAAGCGGCGGAGATCCTGCAAAACGATCAGCTGATGGGTATCTCTGAAGACATCACAGCAGCAGGAGACATGTGGAGAAATACTGCTGTGCAGATGGCGGGTATCTACAAAGGCCGCATCACCGAACAAAAGGATTTTGATCAGACTGCTGACATGATGATCGATATCTACCACAAAGAAAAGGAAACCTTTGCCAAGCTAGGCAAGATCAAACTCAAGTAATGCCCGCGATAGCACACATCAATATCTCCGAGATGAGCAAGCGATATCCTCGTGCAATGGAGGAGAGTCTCAAGCGTGTATCTATTCATATCGATGCAGGAATGAAGTACGGTTTGCTTGGGCCCAATGGTGCGGGTAAAACGACTTTGATTTCGATCATGTGTGGGTTTTTGGAGCCGACAAGTGGTGAGGTGATCTACCGTACTCAGGATGGAGGTGCTGTACTTGGCAAAGAACTAAAGACTATGATTGGGTTTGTGCCACAGGAATATGCGATGTATGGGGAACTCACTCCATTACAAAATTTAGAGTATTTCGGTGCGCTCTATGGAATGTCATCGGAGCATATTCGTCGGCGGAGTAGAGAACTGCTAGAGGTACTCGGGTTGTCAGAAGTCGCCAAGAAACCTACCCGGGATTTTTCGGGAGGGATGAAGCGTCGAGTCAATTTGGCCATTGGAATCATTCATGATCCTGCTATCTTGTTTTTGGATGAGCCTACAGTAGGGGTAGATGTGCAGAGCAAACATGCGATCATTCGCTTTTTGAATGAATTGAACAACCAAGGAACAACGATCATCTATACCTCGCATCACATGAATGAGGCACAGGAGTTTTGTGACGAGCTGGTGCTGATAGATCATGGGAGTATCGTTGCTCAAGGAAAAACCACAGAGTTGCTAGACAAGCACAAGGCAGAGGATTTGCATTCCATGTTTATCGAATTGACGGGAGAGGAGTATCGCAACTAATATGTTCAAATTTTTAATTTCTATAAAAAAGGAACTGATCATTTTGCTCAGTGACAAACTCGGCTTGACGGTCATGTTTGTGATGCCGATGTTGCTCGTATTTATCATTACGATCATTCAGGATAGTGCTTACAAGATTGTCAACGAAAACAAGGTGAGTATCCTCGTTTCCAATCAGGATGAAGGAGAGCAAGGGGGAGAATTGGTCCAGCTGTTGGTCGAATCGGGTTTCTTCATGGTCGAGCAAAACGATGCGTTAGAGCAAGACGCCTTGAAGGCAAGTCTAATGAGCGATGACAAATTGACGGCTCTATATATCCCGAAGGCATTTAGCGAAAGCATGAAGGGCAAAGCAAATCATGTCAGCAGTACAATGATGTCCCAGCTGGGGGTCATGGAGTATGACCGTGTCGTACAGGTGACTGCTCCCAAGATCGCATTGTATATCGACCCGATCCTACAAGAGACATTTTCTGCATCTATTTCTCGGATGTTGTCATCCTATCTCAAGCTCATCGAAAACAAATTGATGATAGAGTCGGTCTATGTATTGATGGAACAGGATTTTGATGAGGAAGCGCTGATGAGTGAGATGCAGGCCAATCCCATCGAGATTGAGCGACATACCGCTTCGCTCTCAGACAAAGAAATATTGCCGAATTCGACTCAGCACAATGTTCCAGCATGGACGCTATTCGCCATGTTTTTCATGGTAGTATCATTAGGGACTAATGTAGTCAAAGAACGTATCAATGGTAGTTTTATGCGTCTAAAAACCATGCCGACTAGTTTTTTGATGGTACTGATGGGCAAGATGCTGGTTTACGTAGGGGTCGCGATGCTGCAGATTGCAATGATCTTTGGGGTGAGCATGTTGGTCTTCCCGTGGTTGGATTTGCCGCAGCTGGTCATGCCCGACGCGATGGGGGCGTTTTTTGTAGTTGTGCTCTTATCGAGCATGGCAGCTGTGAGTTTCTCATTGATGATCGGTACGTTGGCACAGACGCTGGAGCAGTGTATCGGGATGGGAGCGATATCGGTGATCATCTTTGGTGCGATCGGAGGGATCTGGGTGCCGACCTTCGTGATGCCTGGTTATATGCAGGCCCTTACGGCGATTTCACCCCTGCATTGGTGCTTAGAGGGCTTCTACATTTTATTTTTAAAAGGAGGGAGTTGGAAAGAACTATTTCCTATTATTGTATACATATCTGTATTCGTACTGGTGTGTCAAGGCATCATGTTGAGCAGATTACGAACGGAGAAATTACTCTAAATTATTAGTCATGGATAAGGATACACTCAAAATAGAGTTGAAAGAAAAGATAATTCAGTACCTCAATTTGATGGACATGAAGCCTGAGGATATCAAGGATGATGAACCACTTTTTGGTCCTGAATTAGGGTTGGATTCAATTGACTCTATCGAGATGGTCGTGTTGCTCGAAAGAGAATATGGTATCAAAATCAATAACCCGACAGAGGGCAGAAAGATATTGGTGGATGTCAACGTGATGGCCGATTATATCTTAGCCAACTCGACCAAAATATGACCAAAGTGTATGTGACCGGTATGGGGGTGGTTTCGGCGATTGGCAACAATGTCGCGGAAAATCGCCAAAGCTTGATCGAGGGCAAGACGGGTCTCTGCAAAAACGCACAATATTTTTCTTCAAAGTACACGGAGAGCCACCCTTTCGGGGAAGTCAGACTCTCGGATGATGCGCTGCGTAGCAGTCTCACCACTCACGATACTCATGGATTGACACGCACTGACTTGCTGGCTTTTAGGGCATTTGAGGAGGCGATTCATGACGCTGGCTTGACTGCCAAAGAGTGGTCCAACCCTAAGACTGGTTTGATTTCGGGGAGTACAGTGGGAGGCATGGTGCTTACTGATCAAGTCTTCGAAGATGGCAGTTTGCGTGCACAATCCAAGGAGTTTTTGGAGTCATACGACTACTGCTCGCATACACTGCGACTGATAGAGTCCTATCAGATACAGGGAGTGACAGATACCATCAATACGGCCTGTTCTTCGTCGGCCAATGCCATCATGCTCGGAGCTCGATTGATCCGGTCGGGACGAGCTCAACGGATGATTGTCGGCGGTACGGATAGTTTGGCCAAGTTTACAGTCAACGGGTTCAATTCGCTACAGATACTGTCTGATGAATTGTGTCAGCCTTTTGATGAAAATCGAAAAGGTCTGAACCTAGGGGAAGGAGCAGCCTACCTCGTACTCGAATCGGCAGAGCTCGCAGCTGGCAAGAGGATCTATGGTGAAGTAGCCGGCTATGGCAATAGCAATGATGCCTATCATGCCTCATCCTTGTCCGAAGATGCGGTAGGCGTATTGGCCGCCATGGAGGCTGCACTCGTGGAAGCAGGCTTAGCTCCTGATCAGATAGACTATATCAATGCTCATGGTACAGCTACGGGCAACAATGACCTGACTGAGATTACAGGGTTTGACAAGTTGTTTGCACAGCTACCACCTTTCAATTCGACCAAGTGCTATACAGGGCATACTTTGGCAGCCGCTGGAGGAATAGAAGCCGTGTACAGTTTGCTTAGTATCAGTCATGGGGAGTTGTACCCTGGGTTGCACTGTCAGGAGCCGATCGCGCCTGTGGGGCAGTTGCCGATTGCAAACTACCAGTCTCAACAAGAAATCAATGCTGTTCTTTCCAATTCCTTTGGATTTGGCGGCAACTGCACCTCTGTGGTGTTTACCAAAGTGAAATAAAATGTACATCAAAGCTGTCACCGCGATATCCCCACAATTGACTACTGATACAGGCCTTTTCGAAGGCCGGGTACGTGTTTTGGAGGGGAACAAATATTTTGCTGCCGAACCGAGTTATGTAGAGATGATCCCCAAGGCATTGCTACGACGAATGAACAAGGCTGTACGGATGGGAGTAGGGGCGGGTCTGATGACTCTCAAGGACCGAATGAGCCAGGATGGGGTGATCCTCGGTACGGCCAATGGAGGGATTGACGATAGTTTTAAGTTTCTCCAGCAGATACTCCAGTACGACGAAGGGACCTTGACGCCTACCAACTTCGTGCAGAGCACCCCCAATGCCGTGGCAGGTAGTCTTGCGATGATGTCCAAAAACACTGGGTACAACAATACCCATGTGCATTATGGGTTGGCTTTTGAGATGGCATTGCTGGATGCTATGATGCTGTTCGAGGAGGGAAAGGCTCAATCGCTACTCGTAGGTGCACTTGAGGAGATCTCTGATCACAACTACAACATGGATCAGCAAGCTGGTTGGTTCAAGATGAGCGAAAGCTCATCTGCTGACTTATTGGATGGCGATACAGAGGGCACTGTCAAAGGAGAAGGAAGTACAATGTTGGTCGTGGACATGGATCCAAAAGGTGCTTTGGCGCAAATTATGGCGGTGGAGCAGTATAGTTTTGTGGATTCAGTGCAGCTGCAAGGAAGTATTCAATCATTGTTGGACCAGGAGGGGGTTGAAGCGTCTGAAGTAGCGCTGATGTTGGGACTCAATGGGGACAATCGCCATGACGGATGGTATCGTGAGGTTCAATCGGCGATGTTTCCAAGTCAGACCACCTATAGTTTCAAAAATCTCGTGGGCGAGTATCCCACCGCGACTGCTTTTGCCGTTTGGCTCGCTGTACAGTTGTTGAATCGCAGTGAAGTCCCCGCGGAGATGGTGTATGCGGGACAGCACACACCTCCCAAGTACATTCTCATTTACAATCACTACAAGGCCAAGCAGCACAGCTTGATTTTAATGCGAGCTTGATATTTGGGTTTGTCAGGAGTTTTTTTTGGTGTGTTTTTCTTAATAGTTGATTAATGAGAGTCTCTATGAAAAATATACTAGTAGTATGGGCGGTGTTTTCGTTGCTGTCGTGTCACGAGGACGTTTCGAAAGATCAATTGAACACCCCAGTTTCTGATTTTATTTTGGCGCATTATAGTGATGATGATACGAGTATTTATTTGCGTGAAATTTATTCGAACGAAGAACATTCCAATTACTCTAGAATTGGAGGCTTTGTCACAAACCGAAACGTTTGTCATAGAATTTTACCGACCCTTTATCTTTCAAGACGGGGTGTGATAAGTGATGTTTTCAATGTTATTCATGGTAAAGCTTAGGTTACATGTAGAAAAGGGGGCTTGTTGTCTCTGGAATAGTCTCAGACTCAATATGGGGTTTTCGGTCAAAATTTCTTCCATTTCATTTGGAGCAAAGAGTCCTGTTTGTTGATGGTCAAAGTCAGGATTCCAGAGTAGTAGAGAGAGCGTACAGAGTATCCCCCCCCCCCCCCCTCCCCCATGGTTTCAGAGAGGTAGTTTTTGGCTTCTAGTTCGTGTTGGCCCCAGTTGTGATGAGAAAGAGAAGAGGTGTAGGGCCACCAGTTTGACCAAATAACAATGGGCGTGAGAAATACCAACAGCTGATTGCGAAGAGTACGTCCAACGAATAGTCCATGCAGAGAGGGGGCTGACTTGTTCCAAAATGACACTTTTTCCGGGATGTTTTTATTAGGTTTTTGTCTGAGGTAGAGGAAAAGGAAGAAGATGTACAGTACGGAGGAACTGTGAACTGATATTGTGCTCCATACCCTATACTCCGTGATTAGTAAAATGCCGAACAGCCAGAAGGCGGTGGAAAATAGTAAATAAATAGAGCTGTTTTTCATGTTTCTAATGTAGTAAATGACTTCTCAAATCAGGAGGAAAAGGGCCTTGTTAACGCTAGAAATCTTCACTATTTCAGTCAATTTGTTTCTGGTTTGGTCAATCATCCCACATCTCTCCACTTTTCCTTGTTTTTCGTGATTTTCTACGTTTTTTCTCGATAGGGCTACATGTCGTGTGTGTATGGAGTGTTGTTTTTTGGTCGAAATATTCTTGTTTTGGGTGATTTTTGTAGTCTTGTGGTAAAAAGTGGAGTAATGTGGTGAATTGTGTAGAAAATGTTTTAGGTTTGTAGTGGTGGTTTATATTTTTCTATAACTCTATGGCTTTTTTTACAAGCGAATATGAGTGTAAGTTGGATGCTAAGGGTAGGTTGGCCTTACCTGCAAAGATTAAGGCAAACCTACCCGAGGTGTCTGGCAATGAGCTCGTTGTGATGAAGGGTTTTGACC
The DNA window shown above is from Reichenbachiella sp. 5M10 and carries:
- a CDS encoding beta-ketoacyl-ACP synthase III, producing the protein MPEVYITRTSSFLPNDLISNEEMEDYLGYVNGAKSRSKAIVLRNNKIKGRYYAITKDGVATHTNSEMVSLAIKRLFERNPEEIKEVDLLSCGTSTPDQMMPSHAVMVHGWLPEMDSIEVVSPSGVCCSGMHALKYAYMAIKIGDKKKAITTGSERLSRVLRSEQFEDEVKHLVELEQNPIVAFQKDFLRWMLSDGAATFLLEDQPSEDGTSLRIEWIDGISYANQEEACMYMASEKKEDGTLKSYMDYAPEDIMHESVLTIKQDTRLLDKNIVALGFNHLIKILKEKNQDVNEVDYFLPHLSSFFFEDKIADILESNGMGIPKEKWFTNLDKKGNVGAGSIYLMVDELIQSGKLKKGQKILLAVPESSRFSYVFCYLTVC
- a CDS encoding BtrH N-terminal domain-containing protein, whose translation is MINEFNHIQSAHCENGVTTSLFKHHGIDFINEPLAFGIGSGLFYIHIPFMQVNGGPALSFRTMPGAIFQRTAKALNVKVKRKKFRSEEAADDYLKKLIDEGKPVGCQVGVFHLPYFPKEYRFHFNAHNLIIYGYENGEYLVSDPVMEGTNRLTTEELNKVRFAKGALAPNGHLYYPEAIGTVTDEMLRKAVATGIKRNVRDMLRIPGNIAGVSGIKYTAGKVRKWRDKLGVRKAGLYLGQIVRMQEEIGTGGGGFRFIYGAFLEQAAEILQNDQLMGISEDITAAGDMWRNTAVQMAGIYKGRITEQKDFDQTADMMIDIYHKEKETFAKLGKIKLK
- a CDS encoding ABC transporter ATP-binding protein codes for the protein MPAIAHINISEMSKRYPRAMEESLKRVSIHIDAGMKYGLLGPNGAGKTTLISIMCGFLEPTSGEVIYRTQDGGAVLGKELKTMIGFVPQEYAMYGELTPLQNLEYFGALYGMSSEHIRRRSRELLEVLGLSEVAKKPTRDFSGGMKRRVNLAIGIIHDPAILFLDEPTVGVDVQSKHAIIRFLNELNNQGTTIIYTSHHMNEAQEFCDELVLIDHGSIVAQGKTTELLDKHKAEDLHSMFIELTGEEYRN
- a CDS encoding ABC transporter permease, yielding MFKFLISIKKELIILLSDKLGLTVMFVMPMLLVFIITIIQDSAYKIVNENKVSILVSNQDEGEQGGELVQLLVESGFFMVEQNDALEQDALKASLMSDDKLTALYIPKAFSESMKGKANHVSSTMMSQLGVMEYDRVVQVTAPKIALYIDPILQETFSASISRMLSSYLKLIENKLMIESVYVLMEQDFDEEALMSEMQANPIEIERHTASLSDKEILPNSTQHNVPAWTLFAMFFMVVSLGTNVVKERINGSFMRLKTMPTSFLMVLMGKMLVYVGVAMLQIAMIFGVSMLVFPWLDLPQLVMPDAMGAFFVVVLLSSMAAVSFSLMIGTLAQTLEQCIGMGAISVIIFGAIGGIWVPTFVMPGYMQALTAISPLHWCLEGFYILFLKGGSWKELFPIIVYISVFVLVCQGIMLSRLRTEKLL
- a CDS encoding phosphopantetheine-binding protein; its protein translation is MDKDTLKIELKEKIIQYLNLMDMKPEDIKDDEPLFGPELGLDSIDSIEMVVLLEREYGIKINNPTEGRKILVDVNVMADYILANSTKI
- a CDS encoding beta-ketoacyl-[acyl-carrier-protein] synthase family protein, which produces MTKVYVTGMGVVSAIGNNVAENRQSLIEGKTGLCKNAQYFSSKYTESHPFGEVRLSDDALRSSLTTHDTHGLTRTDLLAFRAFEEAIHDAGLTAKEWSNPKTGLISGSTVGGMVLTDQVFEDGSLRAQSKEFLESYDYCSHTLRLIESYQIQGVTDTINTACSSSANAIMLGARLIRSGRAQRMIVGGTDSLAKFTVNGFNSLQILSDELCQPFDENRKGLNLGEGAAYLVLESAELAAGKRIYGEVAGYGNSNDAYHASSLSEDAVGVLAAMEAALVEAGLAPDQIDYINAHGTATGNNDLTEITGFDKLFAQLPPFNSTKCYTGHTLAAAGGIEAVYSLLSISHGELYPGLHCQEPIAPVGQLPIANYQSQQEINAVLSNSFGFGGNCTSVVFTKVK
- a CDS encoding beta-ketoacyl synthase chain length factor, with translation MYIKAVTAISPQLTTDTGLFEGRVRVLEGNKYFAAEPSYVEMIPKALLRRMNKAVRMGVGAGLMTLKDRMSQDGVILGTANGGIDDSFKFLQQILQYDEGTLTPTNFVQSTPNAVAGSLAMMSKNTGYNNTHVHYGLAFEMALLDAMMLFEEGKAQSLLVGALEEISDHNYNMDQQAGWFKMSESSSADLLDGDTEGTVKGEGSTMLVVDMDPKGALAQIMAVEQYSFVDSVQLQGSIQSLLDQEGVEASEVALMLGLNGDNRHDGWYREVQSAMFPSQTTYSFKNLVGEYPTATAFAVWLAVQLLNRSEVPAEMVYAGQHTPPKYILIYNHYKAKQHSLILMRA